A single region of the Gorilla gorilla gorilla isolate KB3781 chromosome 1, NHGRI_mGorGor1-v2.1_pri, whole genome shotgun sequence genome encodes:
- the LOC101149912 gene encoding large ribosomal subunit protein uL29-like: MAKIKARDLHGKKKEELLKQLDDLKVELSQLRVAKVTGGAASKLSKIRVVHKSIARFLTVINQTQKENLRKFNKGKKYKPLDLRPKKTRAMRHRLNKHEEHLKTKKQQWKERLCLLRKYTVKA, translated from the coding sequence ATGGCCAAGATCAAGGCTCGAGATCTTCacgggaagaagaaggaggagctgCTGAAACAGCTGGATGACCTGAAGGTGGAGCTGTCCCAGCTGCGCGTTGCCAAAGTGACAGGCGGTGCGGCCTCCAAGCTCTCTAAGATCCGAGTCGTCCACAAATCCATTGCCCGTTTTCTCACAGTTATTAACCAGACTCAGAAAGAAAACCTCAGGAAATTCAACAAGGGCAAGAAGTACAAGCCCCTGGACCTGCGGCCTAAGAAGACACGCGCCATGCGCCACAGGCTCAACAAGCACGAGGAGCACCTGAAGACCAAGAAGCAGCAGTGGAAGGAGCGGCTGTGCCTGCTGCGGAAGTACACGGTCAAGGCCTGA